The DNA sequence GCAGGAGGGCGTCCGGCCGGACCTGATGACGGTGGCCAAGGGGCTCACCGGCGGCTACCTGCCGCTGGCCGCCACGCTGGCCACCGAGGAGGTCTTCCGCTCCTTCCTCGGGCCGTTCGAGTCGAAGCGGACCTTCTTCCACGGCCACACCTACGCCGGCAACCCGCTGGCCTGCGCGGTGGCCACCGCCTCCCTCAAGCTCATGACCTCGAGGCGGGTGGTCGAGGGGCTGCCGTCCAGGGCGGCCGCGCTGGCGGCGGCCCTGGCGCCGCTCCAGGCCCACCCGCACGTGGGCGAGCTCCGGCAGCGCGGCCTGATGGTGGGCATCGAGCTGGTGCGCGACCGGGCCAGCAAGGCCGAATACGACTACGCGCTCCGGGTGGGGCACCAGGTCTGCCTGGCGGCCCGGCCGCTCGGGGCCATCCTGCGGCCGCTCGGCAACGTGGTGGTGCTCATGCCGCCGCTGGCCATGACCGAGGCGGAGCTGGCCCGGCTGGCCGGCATCACCCGGGCCGCCATCGAGCAGGTCACGGCCCGGGCCTGAGCGATGCGCGGCCTCTTCGTCACCGCCACCGACACCGGGGTCGGCAAGACCGAGGTGGCCTGCGCCCTGGTGTCGGGCGCGCGCCAGGACGGGCTGGACGTGGGCGTCATGAAGCCGGCCCAGTCCGGCGTGACCCCGGGCGTCGCGAGCGACGCCGAGCGCCTGGCCGCCGCGGCCGGCGGCGGCGACCCGCCCGCGCTGGTCTGCCCGCACAGCTTCGCCGCCCCGCTGGCACCCGGGGTGGCGGCGCGGCTGGCCGGGGTGACCATCTCGCTCTCCGCCCTGGTGGACGCGGCGCGGGCGCTGGCGGCCCGCCACCAGGCCCTGCTGGTGGAGGGGGCCGGTGGCCTGCTGGTGCCGCTCACCCCCACCGAGACCTACGCCGACCTGATGGTGGCCCTGGGGCTGCCGGTGCTGGTGGTGGCGCGGGCCGGCCTCGGCACGGTGAACCACACCGCGCTCACGGTGGAGGCGCTGCGGGCGCGCCGGCTTCGGCTGGCCGGGATCGTGCTCAACCGCACCTCGCCCGACGACGACCCCTCGGTGCCCGAGAACGCCGCCGAGCTGGCCAGGCTGACCGGCCTGGTGGTGCTGGCCAGCCTGCCGTACTGCGCCGATATCGCTGGGAGAGAAGCGAAACTGCGATCCGCGCTGCGCGGCAAAGTCCAGTTTTCGTGAGCGTGGCGAAAATTGGATCGGTCGCCGGATCGATCCTAGAGATCCCTGCGTGCCGAACGTCGTCGACCTCACGCTCGTCTCCCAGGCGAGGCGTGCCCTCTTCCGGATGCTGGACGAGCGCGGACTCGGGTTCTTCCTCGAGGAGCGCACCCGCGCCCCGCGCCTGGACTCGCGCCGCATCGCCTGGGTGGTGGAGTGCGCCCGCCGCCGGGTGGGGCGGCGCGCCCGCCGCGATCCCAACGCGCTGTCGCGCACCCGCCGGGTGGTCCGCCGCGAGCTGATCCGCCGGCTGGCCGACGCCATGCTGCAGGCCGGGCTGTAGCGCCGGGCCGGGGCGCCGCTCAGCCGCGCGTCTTCTCCACGAAGCGCAGCCGCACGTCGCGCAGCAGGTGGTCGAAGAGCGCCTCCTCGTCGGCCGTCAGGTTGCCGCGCGTCTTCTCGCGCAGCATGGCCAGCACGTCGATGGTCTGCTGCGCCAGGGTCAGGTCCGGGGCCTGGGCCGCGCCGGTCTCGGGGTGGGGCGCGTCGCCCAGGTGGATGAAGGCCGAGGAGCCCAGCCCCATGAGGAAGGTGGTGAAGTCGAGCAGGGGCGACGGCTTCGGGTCGGTCACGGCGTCCTCCGGGCGGGGCGATCGGGGTGAGCCTAGTCGAGATCGAAGGCGATCCGCTCGGCGGCGTAGCCGCGCTGCACCAGCACCACCAGCTGCCCGGTGCGGCGGGCCGAGGAGGCGCCGCGGCGGAACTCGTCGAGGGTGGAGACCTCGGCCCCGTTCACCTCGCGCACCAGGTCCCCCTGGACGATGCCGCTGGTGGCCGCCGGGCTGCCCTTGGTGACGGCGCGCACCGCCAGCACCGTGCCGCCGGCGGCCTTGACCTGCTCGAGCGCCAGGCCGACGCGCCGCTGCACCAGCTGCTCGGCCCGCTGCGGCGAGAGCTCCACCGCCGCCACCACCACCTGCAGCCGGGCGGCGCCGCGCCGGAGGTCGAGCCGGGCCGCCCCGCCGATGGCCAGGTCGCGCAGCCGGAACTTCACCTCCTCGGCCAGCTCGGGCGGCGCGCCGTCGAGCGCCTCGACGACGTCGCCGCGCCGCACCCCGGCCTTCTCGGCCGGCGAGCCCGGGTCCACCGCGGTGACCTCCACGCCGCCCGAGGCGCCCACCGCGGCGCCGTCGCGGGCCGGCAGGTCGGCCACCGAGAGCCCCAGGTAGCCCTCGCGCACCTCGCCGTGGGTGATCAGGTCCTCGGCGATGCGGCGGGCCCGGTCGATGGGGATGGCGAAGCCGATGCCGGCGCTGCGCTCGCCCAGGATGGCGGTGTTGATGCCCACCAGCCGCCCCTCGATGTCGAGCAGCGGCCCGCCCGAGTTGCCGGGGTTGATCGAGGCGTCGGTCTGGATGAAGTCGAAGAGCATGCGCTCGCCGGCCCGGAAGTTGCGGTGCAGGGCCGAGACCACCCCGGTGGTGACGGTGTGCGAGAGGCCGAAGGGGTTGCCGATGGCCAGCACCGTCTCGCCGATGAGCAGCTCCTCGGAGCGGCCCATGGCGGCGAAGGGGAGCCGCTCCCGGGTCTCCAGCTTGAGCACCGCCAGGTCGGCGGCCGGGTCGGTGCCCACCACCTTGGCCAGCAGGTCGCGGCCGTCGGCCAGCCCGACGCGGAAGCGGGCGCCGCGCTCGACCACGTGGTTGTTGGTGAGCAGGTAGCCGTCGGGCGAGACGATCACGCCCGAGCCGAGCGAGGTGACGGCGTAGCCCTTGCGGGTGCGGGGGCGCGAGAAGAAGTCCTCGAACAGCCCGCTGGCCGCCCCCTGCCGCGAGGGCACGCGGATGCGGACCAGCTCCTCGGCGGAGACGTTGACCACCGCCCCGCGCACCTTCTCCACGGCGGCGACCACCGGGGTGCGGCGTGCGGCGATCGGGGTGGACTCGGCGCGGGGCAGGACCTCCCGCGCGCTCGCCGCAGAGGCGGCGAGGATCAGGGCCGCGGCGAGCAGGGGCCGGGCCGTCACGGCGTTACTCCGCGTCGTCCTCGTCGTCGAGGTCGTCGTCGTCGAGGGCGGCGTCCATCTCCAGCACCTGGTTCTCCAGGTCGGGCAGGGCCTTCAGGTGGGCGGCGTAGGCCTTCTCGTCCACGAGGCCCTTGCGCAGGTAGCGGGTGACCACGCGCTTGTCGATCTGCTTCGTCTCGAACGTCTCGGCCATGTGTGGGGGACCTCGGGCTGCCGTGAAGTGCGCGGACCTTATGCGGCGCCTTGCCGGGCCGTCAAGCGGCGTGCTACCCCGCCGGGGAGCATGCCCCTCCCGCCCTCCGCCGCGCGCGCCGCGCGCCTGTCGCGCCTCTCCGGCCTGTACGCCATCGTGGGCGGCGCCGACCCGGTGGCGCAGGCCGGGGCGGCGCTGTCGGGCGGCGCCCGGGTGGTGCAGCTGCGGGTGAAGGACGCGCCCGCCGGCCAGGTGCTGGAGGCGGCCCGCCGGGTGGTGGCGCTGGCGGCCGGCCGGGCCCTGGTGATCGTCAACGACCGGGCCGACCTGGCGCTGCTGGCCGGCGCCGACGGGGTGCACCTGGGCGACGAGGACCTGCCGGTGGCGGAGGCGCGGGCGCTCATGGGGCCGGACCTGCTGGTGGGCCGCTCCACCCGCACCCTGGCCGACGGGCAGGCCGCCCTGGCCGCCGGCGCCGACCACGTCGGCTTCGGCCCGGTCTTCGCCACCGCCAGCAAGGCCATCGCGGTGGCGCCGCGCGGCCTGGCCGCGCTGCGCGAGGTGGCGGCCGCGCTGCCGGCGCCGCTGGTGGCCATCGGCGGCATCGGCCTGGAGGGGATCGCGGAGGTGGCCCAGGCCGGCGCTGCGGCGGCGGCCGTCATCGGCGCGCTCTTCGACGGGCCCGACCCGGCGGCGCGGGCGCGGGCGCTGGCGGCCGCCTTCGAGGCCGGCCGGGGGCGAAGGTGAGCCGCCCGCGCATCGGCCTGACGCTCGACGCCGACCAGGCGGGCGACCGCTACCTGCTCGGCCGCGCCTACGTGGACGCGGTGGCCGAGGCCGGCGGGCTGCCGCTCCTCCTGCCGCACCTGGCGGCGCTGGCGGCCGAGACCCTGGCCGCGCTCGACGGGCTGGTGATCAGCGGCGGCGCCTTCGACGTGCCGCCCGAGCTGTACGGCGAGGCGCGCCGCCCGGCCTGCGGGCCGAGCAGGCCGGAGCGGACCCGGGCCGAGCTGGCCCTGCTGCAGGCGGCGCTGGCGGCCGGCCTGCCGGTGCTGGGCGTGTGCGGCGGGATGCAGCTCATGGCGGTGGCCCGCGGCGGGGCGCTCTGGCAGGACCTGGTGGCCGACCTGGGCCCGGCCGGGCCGGACGGCGCGCCGCCGGGCCGCCGGGTCGCGGGCCTGCGCCACGAGCAGCCGGCGCCCAAGGACGTGCCCTCGCACCTGGTGGAGGTGGCGCCGGGCACCCGGCTGGCCGGGCTGGTGGGGGCCGGTCCACTCATGGTGAATTCGACGCACCACCAGGCGGTGCGGGCGCCGGGCGCCGGGGTGGTGGTCTCGGCGCTGGCGCCGGACGGCGTGGTCGAGGCCCTGGAGCTGGCCGGCCCGGCCTTCGCGCTGGGGGTGCAGTGGCACCCCGAGGCGGCGGCCCGCCACGAGCCGCGCCACGCGGCCATCTACCGCGGCCTGGTCGAGGCCGCCCGGAGGACCTGATGCGGGTGCTGCTGGTGGCCGGGCTGGATCCCACGGCGGGGGCCGGCCTGGCGGCCGACCTGGAGGCGCTGCACGCGGTGGGGGCGCGGGGCTGGCCGGTGGCGGCCGCGCTCACCGCCCAGGGTCCGGCCGGGGTGAAGGGCTGGAGCCCGGTGCCCGAGGACCTGCTGCTGGCGCAGGTCGACGCGCTGCTGGAGGGGGCCGGGGAGCGGCCGCGGGCGGTGAAGACCGGCATGCTCGGCACCGCCGGCCTGGCGGCCGCCCTGTGCCGCCGGCTGACCGCCGCCGACCTGGCCAGGGTGCCGCTGGTGCTCGACCCGGTGCTCCTCTCCACCTCCGGCACCCAGCTGCTGGACTGCGGCGGCGCCACGCCCTTCGAGGCGCTGGCGCCCTTGCTGGCGCGGGCCCGCCTGGCCACCCCCAACCTGCCGGAGCTGGCGGCGCTGACCGGCCTGGACGTCGGGAGCGACGCCGCCGCGGTCAAGGCGGCGCGCCGGCTCGGCGCGCGGGCGGTGCTGGTGAAGGGCGGCCACCGGGAGGGGGCGCCGGTGGACCTGCTGGTCGAGGCGCGCCGGGTGACGCGGTTCGAGGGGACGCGCCGCCCCGGCACGGCGCGCGGCACCGGCTGCCGGCTGGCCTCGGCCATCGCCGGCCTGCTGGCGCAGGGCGCCTCGCTGGAGGACGCGGTGCGCGGGGCCAGGCTGGTGGTGGAGCGCTACCTGGACGCCGCCGCCGGGTGACGCCGCCGCGGCACTTCGCCGCGGCGGATCGGCGCCAGCCCGGCCCTTCATGGTCTTGCCGACGGGCCGGTCCGGCTGGGAACCTTGAGGGGCGCCGACCGCCGCGCCCGACCGGAGCCCACGCCCGATGACCGACACCTACCAGTGGTCCGACGCCTACCGCCTGGGCATCCCCGGCGTCGACCAGGAGCACCAGACCTTCTTCGCCCTGCTCAGGGCGCTGGAGGCCGGCGTCCGGCTGGGAGACGACCTGATCGCCCGCGCGGCGCTGGGCGAGCTCAGGCGCTACGCCGAGCTCCACTTCACCAACGAGGAGGAGTTCCTCGACGCGGTGGGCTACCCGGACCTGCCGGCCCACCAGGTGGAGCACCGCGCCTTCGTGCGCGAGGTGGCGCTGCTGGAGTCCCGGCCCGGCCTGCCGACCCGCGCGGCGGTGGACCTGGCCCGCACCTGGCTGCAGGCCCACATCCTCGGCACCGACCGGCGCTACACCACCTGGCTCGACGGCACCGAGGCCGAGGAGCCGGCCTACCCGGCTCCCCCGGCGACGCGGGGCTGAGCGGCCGCAGCGGCGCCGCCGGTCGCGACCGGCCCCGCGCCGCGGTCAGCCGGCCGGGGGGGCGGCCCCGCGCAGCGCCCGGTCCAGGTCGTCGGCCAGGTCCTCGGGGTCCTCCAGCCCCACCGAGAGCCGGATCATGGCGTCGCTGAAGCCGGCGGTGCGCTTCTCCTCCGGCGTCATGTCGGCGTGGGTCATCGACCAGGGGTGCTCGATGAGCGTCTCGATGCCGCCCAGGCTGACCGCCAGCCGCATGTGGCGCACCGCGTCCAGCACCGCGAAGGCCTCGGCCTCGCCGCCGCGGACGTCGAAGCTCACCAGGCTGCCGGCCCCGGTGCACTGGAGGCGCCACAGCGCCACCTGCGCCTCGCCCATCTCGGGCAGCCCGGGGTAATAGACGCGCGCCACGGCCGGGTGGGCGCGCAGCATGGCCACCAGCCGCTGCGCGTTCTCCTGCTGCTTCTCCATGCGCAGCTGCAGCGTGCCCAGCGAGCGGTGGATGAGCCAGGCGGTGTCGGGGTCGGAGTTGGAGCCGAGGATGGTGCGCATCACCTTGACCGCCCCGATCAGCCTGGCGCTGCCCATGGCCAGGCCGGCCACCAGGTCGGAGTGGCCGCCGAAGAACTTGGTGGCCGAGTAGAGGACCAGGTCGGCGCCGTGGGCCAGCGGCCGGGAGAAGATGGGGCCGAGGAAGGTGTTGTCCACCAGCACCAGCGAGGGGCGCCCCGGGGTGGCGTGGCGGTCGGCCACCCGCCGCGCCGCCGCCATGTCGCACAGCTGCATGGTCGGGTTGGCGGGCGACTCGATGAAGACGATGCGGGGCGCGCCGTGCTGGGCCACCAGCCGCTCCAGCGCCGCCTCGTCGGCGCCCGACGGGAAGGGCACGGTGGTGACGCCGAACTCCGGCAGGATGCGGCGGAAGAGGTACTCGGTGCCGCCGTAGATGGGGTCGGAGAAGAGCAGCGTGTCGCCGGGCCGGAGGAAGGCCAGGCAGGCCGAGGAGATGGCCCCCATGCCGGAGGAGAAGAGGGCGGCCGCCTCGGCGCCGTCCCAGGCCACCGCCCGGTCCTCCACGATCTCGCTGTTGGGGTTGTTGACCCGCGTGTAGATGAGCGCCGGGCTCTCGCCCTCGCCGCGCGGGCGCAGGCCGTAGGCGATCTCGAAGGCCCGCTTGCCGTCGGCGGCGCGCTTGAAGATGAAGGTCGAGGTGCGGAAGACCGGCGGCACCGCCGCGCCCTCGGAGCGCTGCGGGTCGTACCCCTTCTCGAAGATCAGGGTCTGCGGCGAGAGCGGGCGGGGACCTGGCATGGCGCACCTCCGTGCGCCCGTGATGCTGCGCCGCGGCCGCGCCCGCCGCGCCCGCCCACTTGGGGGGCGGCGGCGATTCGACCGCTGCGGCGGAGGGGTCCGCCCGGGCGGACGGGCGGCGGTGCGTCCGGTGGAGCGGAGCGGTGGCGCGGCCGGCCCGGCACGTGGGGCGCCCCTCGACTCCGGGCCTGGGGCCCTCGGCTCGGGGCGAACGGAATCGCCCTACGGCCCGTCGCGCCGGCGCTCCATCTCCGCGAAGAAGGTGTTGGTGCGGAAGAAGACCAGGTCGATGACCCCCACCGGCCCCTGGCGCTGCTTGGCGATGATGAGCTGCACCTGCTGGGTGTCGGCGGGCGGCCCGGCCTGCTCCTTGTCCTCCTCCTCCTGCCGGTGGAGGAACATGACGATGTCGGCGTCCTGTTCGATGGCGCCGGACTCGCGCAGGTCGGAGAGCATGGGGGGCTCGCCCTTGCGCTTCTCCACCGAGCGGTTGAGCTGCGACAGCGCCACGATGGGGATCTTGAGCTCGTTGGCCAGCGCCTTGAGGGACCGCGAGATGGTGGCGATCTCCTGCTCGCGCGACTGGCTGGCCCGGTCGCTGGGGGCGTGCATGAGCTGGAGGTAGTCGACCATCACCAGGTCCAGGCCGCTCTCGCGCTGGATCTTGCGGCACTTGGAGCGCAGCTCCACCGGGGTGAGCACGAAGTTGTCGTCGAGCCAGAGGCTGGACTGGGAGATGCGGTCGGCGTGCACCGCGATCTTGTCCCACTCGTACCGCCCCAGCTGCCCCTGGGTGATCTTGCGCCAGTCGAGCTTGGCCTCGGAGGCCAGCACGCGCAGGGCCAGCTGGTCGGAGGGCATCTCCAGCGAGAAGAAGGCCACCTTCTTGCCGAAGCGGGTGGCGGCGGCCGCCGCGATGTTGAGGGCGAAGGCGGTC is a window from the Anaeromyxobacter sp. genome containing:
- the bioD gene encoding dethiobiotin synthase; the encoded protein is MRGLFVTATDTGVGKTEVACALVSGARQDGLDVGVMKPAQSGVTPGVASDAERLAAAAGGGDPPALVCPHSFAAPLAPGVAARLAGVTISLSALVDAARALAARHQALLVEGAGGLLVPLTPTETYADLMVALGLPVLVVARAGLGTVNHTALTVEALRARRLRLAGIVLNRTSPDDDPSVPENAAELARLTGLVVLASLPYCADIAGREAKLRSALRGKVQFS
- a CDS encoding DUF1844 domain-containing protein, producing MGLGSSAFIHLGDAPHPETGAAQAPDLTLAQQTIDVLAMLREKTRGNLTADEEALFDHLLRDVRLRFVEKTRG
- a CDS encoding trypsin-like peptidase domain-containing protein produces the protein MTARPLLAAALILAASAASAREVLPRAESTPIAARRTPVVAAVEKVRGAVVNVSAEELVRIRVPSRQGAASGLFEDFFSRPRTRKGYAVTSLGSGVIVSPDGYLLTNNHVVERGARFRVGLADGRDLLAKVVGTDPAADLAVLKLETRERLPFAAMGRSEELLIGETVLAIGNPFGLSHTVTTGVVSALHRNFRAGERMLFDFIQTDASINPGNSGGPLLDIEGRLVGINTAILGERSAGIGFAIPIDRARRIAEDLITHGEVREGYLGLSVADLPARDGAAVGASGGVEVTAVDPGSPAEKAGVRRGDVVEALDGAPPELAEEVKFRLRDLAIGGAARLDLRRGAARLQVVVAAVELSPQRAEQLVQRRVGLALEQVKAAGGTVLAVRAVTKGSPAATSGIVQGDLVREVNGAEVSTLDEFRRGASSARRTGQLVVLVQRGYAAERIAFDLD
- a CDS encoding thiamine phosphate synthase, whose amino-acid sequence is MPLPPSAARAARLSRLSGLYAIVGGADPVAQAGAALSGGARVVQLRVKDAPAGQVLEAARRVVALAAGRALVIVNDRADLALLAGADGVHLGDEDLPVAEARALMGPDLLVGRSTRTLADGQAALAAGADHVGFGPVFATASKAIAVAPRGLAALREVAAALPAPLVAIGGIGLEGIAEVAQAGAAAAAVIGALFDGPDPAARARALAAAFEAGRGRR
- a CDS encoding gamma-glutamyl-gamma-aminobutyrate hydrolase family protein is translated as MSRPRIGLTLDADQAGDRYLLGRAYVDAVAEAGGLPLLLPHLAALAAETLAALDGLVISGGAFDVPPELYGEARRPACGPSRPERTRAELALLQAALAAGLPVLGVCGGMQLMAVARGGALWQDLVADLGPAGPDGAPPGRRVAGLRHEQPAPKDVPSHLVEVAPGTRLAGLVGAGPLMVNSTHHQAVRAPGAGVVVSALAPDGVVEALELAGPAFALGVQWHPEAAARHEPRHAAIYRGLVEAARRT
- a CDS encoding hydroxymethylpyrimidine/phosphomethylpyrimidine kinase, with the protein product MRVLLVAGLDPTAGAGLAADLEALHAVGARGWPVAAALTAQGPAGVKGWSPVPEDLLLAQVDALLEGAGERPRAVKTGMLGTAGLAAALCRRLTAADLARVPLVLDPVLLSTSGTQLLDCGGATPFEALAPLLARARLATPNLPELAALTGLDVGSDAAAVKAARRLGARAVLVKGGHREGAPVDLLVEARRVTRFEGTRRPGTARGTGCRLASAIAGLLAQGASLEDAVRGARLVVERYLDAAAG
- a CDS encoding hemerythrin family protein, which produces MTDTYQWSDAYRLGIPGVDQEHQTFFALLRALEAGVRLGDDLIARAALGELRRYAELHFTNEEEFLDAVGYPDLPAHQVEHRAFVREVALLESRPGLPTRAAVDLARTWLQAHILGTDRRYTTWLDGTEAEEPAYPAPPATRG
- a CDS encoding aminotransferase class I/II-fold pyridoxal phosphate-dependent enzyme, which produces MPGPRPLSPQTLIFEKGYDPQRSEGAAVPPVFRTSTFIFKRAADGKRAFEIAYGLRPRGEGESPALIYTRVNNPNSEIVEDRAVAWDGAEAAALFSSGMGAISSACLAFLRPGDTLLFSDPIYGGTEYLFRRILPEFGVTTVPFPSGADEAALERLVAQHGAPRIVFIESPANPTMQLCDMAAARRVADRHATPGRPSLVLVDNTFLGPIFSRPLAHGADLVLYSATKFFGGHSDLVAGLAMGSARLIGAVKVMRTILGSNSDPDTAWLIHRSLGTLQLRMEKQQENAQRLVAMLRAHPAVARVYYPGLPEMGEAQVALWRLQCTGAGSLVSFDVRGGEAEAFAVLDAVRHMRLAVSLGGIETLIEHPWSMTHADMTPEEKRTAGFSDAMIRLSVGLEDPEDLADDLDRALRGAAPPAG
- the dnaB gene encoding replicative DNA helicase, whose amino-acid sequence is MADNELSRKPDGAPVPMRGARDLPHNVEAEQAVLGALLLDERAFDLVAAFLRTGDFYLLAHQHVYAACEELAKESQAVDPVLVNNRLDARGLLGSAVPKELVFGLARGVGVTGNVIHYARVVQDLARGRKMMLTAQRVVEQGYEAGANVQHFLDSAQQEVFGAAQGSSIETLKKIGEPMMRAVENLEAVQKRVMAGESPITGVPTGIASLDKNTLGLQPGTLTVLAARPSVGKTAFALNIAAAAATRFGKKVAFFSLEMPSDQLALRVLASEAKLDWRKITQGQLGRYEWDKIAVHADRISQSSLWLDDNFVLTPVELRSKCRKIQRESGLDLVMVDYLQLMHAPSDRASQSREQEIATISRSLKALANELKIPIVALSQLNRSVEKRKGEPPMLSDLRESGAIEQDADIVMFLHRQEEEDKEQAGPPADTQQVQLIIAKQRQGPVGVIDLVFFRTNTFFAEMERRRDGP